The Neomonachus schauinslandi chromosome 4, ASM220157v2, whole genome shotgun sequence genome includes a region encoding these proteins:
- the LOC110578880 gene encoding 60S ribosomal protein L30-like: MVAAKKTKKSLESINSRLQLVMKSGKHVLGYKQTLKMIRHGKTKLVILANNCPALRKSEIEYYAMLAKTGVHHYSGNNTELGTACGKYYRVCTLAIIDPGDSDII, encoded by the coding sequence ATGGTGGCCGCAAAGAAGACGAAAAAGTCGCTGGAGTCCATCAACTCCAGGCTCCAGCTTGTTATGAAAAGTGGAAAGCACGTGCTGGGGtacaagcagactctgaaaatGATCAGACATGGCAAAACGAAACTGGTCATCCTCGCCAACAACTGCCCAGCCTTGAGGAAATCTGAAATAGAATACTATGCCATGTTGGCCAAAACTGGTGTCCATCACTACAGTGGCAATAATACTGAATTGGGCACAGCGTGTGGGAAATACTACAGAGTATGCACCCTGGCTATCATtgatccaggtgattctgatatcaTTTGA